The following coding sequences are from one Triticum dicoccoides isolate Atlit2015 ecotype Zavitan chromosome 4A, WEW_v2.0, whole genome shotgun sequence window:
- the LOC119285074 gene encoding TSL-kinase interacting protein 1-like isoform X1 produces the protein MEKEVCEEMSPLSQPVDLPDATAPSASDPSQKPAKKATRQWAAWTRQEEESFFNALRQVGKNFEKITLRVQSKNKDQVRHYYYRLVRRMKKLLGPGFSLDARNSKDTIAAMLRWWSLLEKFSCSASKLHLKPRRFKTFVDALGNQLLKDRKRTRRKCSLGDTRLSSSSPVLSKTPGNQSFAVGLLPMDAQNGSKGASSKGAFMKRVAEPNSNKSGVIRGDLSATRTVRQKRRAGGAGACAAYKKWERAAMAGVSLVADAAEELERKMTTQNLSCNADATVLASSPNNVSTVDADVGTNHMKEADPQAPSKLKLQLFPINEATRKALEKDDHNPHLELTLSSKKKMSSVLEHLNRKWGNSNIACGELVLFPYCAHQEDLATYQRWTTQDTVAVADVFFSVNSPSIFRLRYGWFSLAELEAGLSEISLTRFENCMIPEDIQVKSSSEACVQKDGTLPSDFTSEQSSNNSKDQSALLLGTPSSTGKNAAEEPSINTFPSQSGDHNQEQVPANQAFEVDPQMDCLAISEVDWADTLTDISVGYLLTEASKAANLDCEVTSIAKNPLFDENPCSYDSFDAAVALHASRYQAAEQPAQTSHSTIWGAEETCDEFSFMLATARKQQGLNTSASSPPDSDNEVHSSNSEGFQGFLQDLAGGDTLGNPCADDVKAMEELCARSPPQSDNDFGLKDQPLDDAFWPESLGPLDLDIPPIRSLADEFILGDSQNSWSRMMENSMDAFRNMSFFVSDNNDSVLPPIM, from the exons ATGGAGAAGGAGGTGTGTGAAGAGATGAGTCCGCTTTCTCAACCTGTTGATTTGCCAGATGCCACTGCGCCCTCTGCGTCCGATCCCAGCCAGAAGCCTG CGAAAAAGGCGACGCGACAATGGGCCGCATGGACACGCCAAGAGGAGGAGAGTTTCTTCAATGCTCTGCGCCAAGTAGGAAAA AATTTTGAGAAGATTACCCTACGTGTCCAGAGCAAAAACAAAGATCAG GTCAGACATTACTACTATCGCCTTGTtagacgcatgaagaagcttctGGGTCCTGGGTTCTCACTTGATGCACGAAACTCCAAGGACACGATTGCTGCTATGCTCCGCTG GTGGTCTCTTCTCGAGAAATTTAGCTGCAGTGCTTCAAAGCTACATCTGAAGCCTCGGAGATTCAAAACATTTGTAGATGCATTG GGAAATCAACTGCTAAAAGATAGAAAAAGAACGAGAAGAAAGTGTTCACTAGGGGATACACGTTTATCTTCTTCATCTCCAGTTCTCAGCAAGACTCCAGGAAATCAATCTTTTGCAGTAGGACTCTTGCCCATGgatgcacaaaacggtagcaaagGAGCCTCTTCTAAAGGAGCGTTTATGAAACGGGTTGCAGAACCTAATTCTAACAAGTCAGGAGTAATCAGAGGAGACCTCTCTGCCACAAGAACTGTGAGACAAAAAAGGAGAGCAG GGGGTGCTGGTGCGTGTGCGGCATATAAGAAATGGGAGAGAGCTGCCATGGCTGGTGTTTCTTTAGTTGCTGATGCAGCTGAGGAGCTTGAACGCAAAATGACGACCCAGAACTTGTCATGTAATGCGGATGCAACTGTGCTAGCTTCATCACCCAACAACGTATCTACTGTTGATG CAGATGTGGGCACAAATCATATGAAAGAAGCAGATCCGCAAGCACCTTCAAAGCTGAAGCTGCAGTTATTTCCAATAAATGAAGCCACACGGAAGGCATTGGAGAAG GATGATCATAATCCACATCTGGAGCTCACATTAAGTTCCAAGAAAAAAATGTCTTCTGTTTTAGAACATCTGAATCGCAAGTGGGGCAACTCAAACATTGCATGTGGAGAGCTTGTGCTTTTCCCATATTGTGCTCATCAAGAGGATTTAGCGACCTATCAGAGGTGGACAACTCAAGATACTGTTGCAGTGGCTGATGTCTTTTTTTCTGTGAATAGCCCCTCTATTTTCCGATTAAG GTATGGCTGGTTCTCCCTTGCTGAGCTTGAGGCAGGACTAAGTGAAATATCGTTGACCCGCTTTGAGAATTGCATGATACCAGAAGACATTCAGGTCAAATCTTCCTCAGAGGCCTGTGTGCAAAAGGATGGCACTTTACCCAGTGACTTCACTTCTGAGCAATCATCTAATAACTCAAAAGATCAGTCGGCATTATTGCTTGGTACACCATCTAGTACAGGCAAGAATGCTGCGGAAGAGCCTTCCATTAATACCTTTCCCTCTCAGTCTGGcgatcacaatcaagaacaagttccTGCAAACCAAGCTTTTGAG GTTGATCCTCAGATGGATTGTCTTGCAATATCGGAAGTAGATTGGGCAGATACCCTTACTGATATCAGTGTTGGATACTTGCTGACAGAAGCATCCAAGGCTGCTAATTTGGATTGTGAAGTGACCTCTATTGCCAAAAATCCTCTTTTCGATGAGAATCCGTGCAGCTATGACTCGTTTGATGCTGCTGTTGCCCTACATGCTTCTCGTTATCAAGCGGCAGAGCAGCCAGCTCAAACATCCCATTCCACCATCTGGGGTGCAGAAGAAACATGTGATGAGTTCAGTTTTATGTTGGCCACAGCTAGGAAGCAACAAGGTTTAAACACTTCAGCTAGCAGCCCTCCTGATAGCGACAATGAAGTTCACTCTTCAAATTCAGAAGGGTTTCAAGGTTTTCTTCAG GACTTGGCTGGAGGAGATACTCTTGGTAATCCTTGTGCTGATGATGTCAAGGCAATGGAAGAACTTTGTGCCAGATCACCACCTCAAAGTGACAATGATTTTGGATTGAAAGATCAGCCTCTAGATGACGCATTCTGG CCCGAATCACTTGGACCACTGGACTTGGATATACCGCCAATAAGATCCCTAGCTGATGAGTTCATCTTAGGAGACAGTCAAAATAGttggagtcggatgatggaaaataGCATGGATGCATTTCGAAACATGTCGTTCTTCGTGTCCGATAACAACGACTCAGTTCTTCCACCCATCATGTAG
- the LOC119285074 gene encoding TSL-kinase interacting protein 1-like isoform X2, which produces MEKEVCEEMSPLSQPVDLPDATAPSASDPSQKPAKKATRQWAAWTRQEEESFFNALRQVGKNFEKITLRVQSKNKDQVRHYYYRLVRRMKKLLGPGFSLDARNSKDTIAAMLRWWSLLEKFSCSASKLHLKPRRFKTFVDALGNQLLKDRKRTRRKCSLGDTRLSSSSPVLSKTPGNQSFAVGLLPMDAQNGSKGASSKGAFMKRVAEPNSNKSGVIRGDLSATRTVRQKRRAGGAGACAAYKKWERAAMAGVSLVADAAEELERKMTTQNLSCNADATVLASSPNNVSTVDDVGTNHMKEADPQAPSKLKLQLFPINEATRKALEKDDHNPHLELTLSSKKKMSSVLEHLNRKWGNSNIACGELVLFPYCAHQEDLATYQRWTTQDTVAVADVFFSVNSPSIFRLRYGWFSLAELEAGLSEISLTRFENCMIPEDIQVKSSSEACVQKDGTLPSDFTSEQSSNNSKDQSALLLGTPSSTGKNAAEEPSINTFPSQSGDHNQEQVPANQAFEVDPQMDCLAISEVDWADTLTDISVGYLLTEASKAANLDCEVTSIAKNPLFDENPCSYDSFDAAVALHASRYQAAEQPAQTSHSTIWGAEETCDEFSFMLATARKQQGLNTSASSPPDSDNEVHSSNSEGFQGFLQDLAGGDTLGNPCADDVKAMEELCARSPPQSDNDFGLKDQPLDDAFWPESLGPLDLDIPPIRSLADEFILGDSQNSWSRMMENSMDAFRNMSFFVSDNNDSVLPPIM; this is translated from the exons ATGGAGAAGGAGGTGTGTGAAGAGATGAGTCCGCTTTCTCAACCTGTTGATTTGCCAGATGCCACTGCGCCCTCTGCGTCCGATCCCAGCCAGAAGCCTG CGAAAAAGGCGACGCGACAATGGGCCGCATGGACACGCCAAGAGGAGGAGAGTTTCTTCAATGCTCTGCGCCAAGTAGGAAAA AATTTTGAGAAGATTACCCTACGTGTCCAGAGCAAAAACAAAGATCAG GTCAGACATTACTACTATCGCCTTGTtagacgcatgaagaagcttctGGGTCCTGGGTTCTCACTTGATGCACGAAACTCCAAGGACACGATTGCTGCTATGCTCCGCTG GTGGTCTCTTCTCGAGAAATTTAGCTGCAGTGCTTCAAAGCTACATCTGAAGCCTCGGAGATTCAAAACATTTGTAGATGCATTG GGAAATCAACTGCTAAAAGATAGAAAAAGAACGAGAAGAAAGTGTTCACTAGGGGATACACGTTTATCTTCTTCATCTCCAGTTCTCAGCAAGACTCCAGGAAATCAATCTTTTGCAGTAGGACTCTTGCCCATGgatgcacaaaacggtagcaaagGAGCCTCTTCTAAAGGAGCGTTTATGAAACGGGTTGCAGAACCTAATTCTAACAAGTCAGGAGTAATCAGAGGAGACCTCTCTGCCACAAGAACTGTGAGACAAAAAAGGAGAGCAG GGGGTGCTGGTGCGTGTGCGGCATATAAGAAATGGGAGAGAGCTGCCATGGCTGGTGTTTCTTTAGTTGCTGATGCAGCTGAGGAGCTTGAACGCAAAATGACGACCCAGAACTTGTCATGTAATGCGGATGCAACTGTGCTAGCTTCATCACCCAACAACGTATCTACTGTTGATG ATGTGGGCACAAATCATATGAAAGAAGCAGATCCGCAAGCACCTTCAAAGCTGAAGCTGCAGTTATTTCCAATAAATGAAGCCACACGGAAGGCATTGGAGAAG GATGATCATAATCCACATCTGGAGCTCACATTAAGTTCCAAGAAAAAAATGTCTTCTGTTTTAGAACATCTGAATCGCAAGTGGGGCAACTCAAACATTGCATGTGGAGAGCTTGTGCTTTTCCCATATTGTGCTCATCAAGAGGATTTAGCGACCTATCAGAGGTGGACAACTCAAGATACTGTTGCAGTGGCTGATGTCTTTTTTTCTGTGAATAGCCCCTCTATTTTCCGATTAAG GTATGGCTGGTTCTCCCTTGCTGAGCTTGAGGCAGGACTAAGTGAAATATCGTTGACCCGCTTTGAGAATTGCATGATACCAGAAGACATTCAGGTCAAATCTTCCTCAGAGGCCTGTGTGCAAAAGGATGGCACTTTACCCAGTGACTTCACTTCTGAGCAATCATCTAATAACTCAAAAGATCAGTCGGCATTATTGCTTGGTACACCATCTAGTACAGGCAAGAATGCTGCGGAAGAGCCTTCCATTAATACCTTTCCCTCTCAGTCTGGcgatcacaatcaagaacaagttccTGCAAACCAAGCTTTTGAG GTTGATCCTCAGATGGATTGTCTTGCAATATCGGAAGTAGATTGGGCAGATACCCTTACTGATATCAGTGTTGGATACTTGCTGACAGAAGCATCCAAGGCTGCTAATTTGGATTGTGAAGTGACCTCTATTGCCAAAAATCCTCTTTTCGATGAGAATCCGTGCAGCTATGACTCGTTTGATGCTGCTGTTGCCCTACATGCTTCTCGTTATCAAGCGGCAGAGCAGCCAGCTCAAACATCCCATTCCACCATCTGGGGTGCAGAAGAAACATGTGATGAGTTCAGTTTTATGTTGGCCACAGCTAGGAAGCAACAAGGTTTAAACACTTCAGCTAGCAGCCCTCCTGATAGCGACAATGAAGTTCACTCTTCAAATTCAGAAGGGTTTCAAGGTTTTCTTCAG GACTTGGCTGGAGGAGATACTCTTGGTAATCCTTGTGCTGATGATGTCAAGGCAATGGAAGAACTTTGTGCCAGATCACCACCTCAAAGTGACAATGATTTTGGATTGAAAGATCAGCCTCTAGATGACGCATTCTGG CCCGAATCACTTGGACCACTGGACTTGGATATACCGCCAATAAGATCCCTAGCTGATGAGTTCATCTTAGGAGACAGTCAAAATAGttggagtcggatgatggaaaataGCATGGATGCATTTCGAAACATGTCGTTCTTCGTGTCCGATAACAACGACTCAGTTCTTCCACCCATCATGTAG